From a single Brassica oleracea var. oleracea cultivar TO1000 chromosome C5, BOL, whole genome shotgun sequence genomic region:
- the LOC106294256 gene encoding BAHD acyltransferase At5g47980 gives MENKVEILSREVIKPSSPTPNDKRILRLSLLDILSSPMYTGALLFYAADPHNLLGSSSEGTSLKLKKSLSKTLPIFYPLAGRITGSFIECNDEGAVFIEARVDHLLSEFLKCSVPESLESLIPVEALSREAVTWPVLLIQANFFSCGGLVLTICVSHKITDATSLAMFIIGWVETARGLEITMTPSFTASKFFPPPPDELPFKPMDRKVEVEEMNYVTKRFVFDASEIKKLRAKASCNLVKNPTRVEVVTAVFWRCATKASRLSSLTTRTSVLLIPVSIRGKVDYLPENTIGNMLSIMILKNQEGMIDGIQDVVSELRKTKENFSLRCKEMSSSIVLESLAEIGKVYGRGNEMDLWMSNSWCKLGMYEADFGWGKPVWVTGRGTSSFKNFMLLIDAKDGEGIEAWITLVDKHMSLFEQDEELLESASLNPPVLI, from the coding sequence ATGGAGAACAAAGTTGAGATCTTATCAAGAGAAGTAATCAAACCGTCTTCTCCAACTCCAAATGATAAGAGAATTCTCCGTCTCTCTCTTCTTGATATCCTCAGCTCACCCATGTACACAGGTGCACTTCTCTTTTACGCTGCAGACCCGCATAACCTTCTCGGTTCTTCATCAGAAGGAACATCCTTGAAGCTCAAGAAATCTCTGTCTAAAACATTACCAATCTTCTACCCTCTTGCCGGAAGAATCACTGGAAGTTTCATCGAATGTAATGATGAAGGAGCTGTGTTTATAGAAGCTAGGGTGGACCATCTTCTCTCGGAGTTTCTCAAGTGCTCTGTTCCTGAATCATTGGAATCACTCATTCCCGTTGAAGCTTTATCAAGAGAAGCAGTTACATGGCCTGTGTTGCTAATCCAGGCCAACTTCTTCAGCTGTGGAGGATTAGTTTTAACAATCTGTGTTTCTCATAAGATCACTGATGCAACATCCTTAGCAATGTTCATCATAGGATGGGTTGAGACAGCAAGAGGTTTAGAGATTACAATGACTCCTAGTTTCACCGCTTCAAAGTTCTTTCCTCCACCTCCTGATGAGCTTCCTTTCAAACCGATGGATCGTAAAGTAGAGGTTGAAGAGATGAACTATGTAACAAAAAGGTTTGTGTTTGATGCTTCAGAGATCAAGAAACTTAGAGCCAAAGCTTCATGTAACCTTGTCAAGAATCCAACTCGTGTTGAAGTGGTTACAGCTGTCTTCTGGAGATGTGCAACTAAGGCTTCTAGGTTGAGTTCTTTAACAACAAGAACTTCGGTGTTGCTGATACCGGTGAGCATACGAGGGAAGGTAGATTATTTGCCTGAGAACACCATTGGGAATATGCTTTCCATCATGATTCTCAAGAACCAAGAAGGTATGATAGATGGGATTCAAGATGTGGTTAGTGAGTTGAGGAAAACAAAGGAAAACTTCAGCTTAAGATGCAAGGAAATGTCGTCGTCGATAGTTCTTGAGTCTTTGGCAGAGATTGGGAAAGTATATGGAAGAGGAAATGAGATGGACTTGTGGATGAGTAATAGCTGGTGTAAGCTTGGCATGTACGAGGCTGATTTTGGATGGGGAAAGCCGGTTTGGGTGACCGGAAGAGGCACTTCTAGTTTCAAGAACTTTATGTTGTTGATTGATGCTAAAGATGGAGAGGGGATTGAAGCTTGGATCACTCTTGTTGATAAACACATGTCTCTTTTCGAACAAGATGAAGAGCTTCTTGAATCAGCTTCCTTGAATCCCCCTGTTTTGATATAA
- the LOC106294183 gene encoding uncharacterized protein LOC106294183 translates to MDSGLSWADQWDYNSDPPPNSSKDDDKKKKKKEDASKSSLGKAFKWVKELRKKSDK, encoded by the coding sequence ATGGATTCGGGACTATCTTGGGCTGATCAATGGGATTACAACTCTGATCCTCCTCCAAATTCATCTAAAGACGACGATAAGAAGAAGAAAAAGAAGGAAGACGCAAGCAAAAGCAGTTTGGGAAAGGCCTTCAAATGGGTGAAAGAACTTCGCAAGAAATCTGATAAGTAA